AAACAAGACGCTGACTGAACTTCCTTCGTCAATGAGGATTTTCTTGATGTTGCACCCTGTTATGGGCAGTGTGAGGATCAGATGATCATTATGATCCTCGATGTCTTCCTCCACATCATCTGCCTCGAAAGTGATCGGTGCATACATCCATTGCTCATGATCGTATATCTCTACCACATCGATCTTGTATAACTCGCAGtagtcttcgaattgctttctcaacctttttccaatctgcgttGTTAAAGATGGTCCAGCGTCTTCCGAACACGAAATGGTGTTTAGTGTTCGATTGCCTTCAGGAAGTTGAACTTGTTTGCTTCGTTTCGACCTGTCATCTGCATCTTCCTTCCTTATGTATTGCTTCAGTTCTCCGTTGTCGATAAGATTTTGGACCATTATCTTCAAGTTCTTGCACTTCTCGGTTGGGTGCCCATTGAAACAGTGGTAGTCGCAGTATTCCTTCGATTTTTCGGATCTTGGGGGTTGCTTTCCTTTTGACCATGGCCATTCCAAGTTTTCTCGACCCTTAATTTCTTTTAAGATTCGAGCGTAACTTGTGTTTAGCTTCGTGTAGACTTGATCTTCGAATCTTCGATCATCGTTTCGAGGACCTTCTATTCTTCCTCTCATATCTTCGTATGGGCGTTCGATTGAACTTCTTTTCGATCCACTGGCCTTCTCTGTGGAGTTAGTTCGatgagatctttgatcatgagaccTCGGATTTTCTCGTTGGATTTCTTCCAACCTGGCGTGTTTTTTGATGATTACTCGAAGATCCCCTTCCGTCGTGGGTACGCTCACATGAATCTCGACAAACAACGGTCTCATCCTGTCTAAACCCCACTTGAAGCAGTTAATGCTGAACACTGGGTCAACATTCCCTATAGCATGGCATATCTTATGCCATCTATCCGTGTATTCCCAGGTCGTCTCCCTGTATCTGATGGCTAATGATAATAACTTGTTCATCCCAGCGTAGACAACCTTGttatacatgtaagttcttaaaaaCTTTTCGGTGAGTTGATCATACGATCCGATGGAGTTGGGAGGTAGGTTATCAAACCAGGACAGagccgatcccttcaagcttgaacGGAAATATCTATAGAGGACCACGTCGTCCTGATCCCATCGGGCCAACATACGGTTGTAATACCGAAGATGGGCCGCGGGATCGCTGGATCCATCGTAGCATTCAAATGCTGGGATCAGACATTTCTTGGGGATTTCAGCTTTGGCTAAGCTTGGGACTAGAGGAGTAgtattagcttctctcatgaaTTCCTCTAATCTTCCACCTCCTTTCTTGGCCTTCAGCTGCTTGATCTCTTCCATCATTTCAGCGCGAAGATCTTTTATCGCACGGTGATGGACGGCTATTGCTGTGGATTGCCCTGGTCTTCGATCATTACTATCGAACTTGGTCTGATGATCGGTTTCCCCTGATGTCTCCTCGGTTCAAGGGCTCGGGATTGGATTCGTTTGTTACGACCATTCTTCGATCGtgatttggctctggtgcttttgaATTAGCTTCGTCATGTTAGTTTGCCGTCTTATCTTTGAGCTCCTGGTTTTCTCTAGCCAGTAATGCCACTGCTTCTGCGTATGTTTTCTGATTCTTCTTTAGTTCTTCGAGCTCTGCCATCAATTGGGAGGAGCGATTCGATCCTTGGTTTGGTGTCCCGACCTTTCCCTGCCCTCCAACCGCCATGGTTCGACCTTCGTCGATTGTATGGATTTGGGGGGCAGGGGGATCGGTAACCCTCATCGGTGGCTCTCCTTGTGTTACAATGGTTTGATTCATCGTTAGCAATGGCTGAGTGGTTGGAATGGTCTGGTTTTGATCATTTGTCTGCGGCATTCCGAAGGCTGCCAGGTGCATTGTTGATTCTGCGAACCCTGCACATTGCTCATGAATGCGTGATCCCGTTGCTAGATTGGTCTTATCAGCCTGTGTTGCAAGGGATTTGACCGCTGCCACTGCTATCGTGCTGGCGTTCATTGGTGAGGTGATCCCAGCTGTGTCCAACTTCTGGGTCGCTGTCTTTGCCTTCTCACCCTTCTGCTTACTGCGGGTCACAACTGGTGTGGTCCTCAGCGTTTCTTTTGATGGGGCCTTTCCTTTTCCTACCTCTTTGACTTTTTCCATGTCAGCTTCCTGCAAAAGACGATAAGCAGTCGAGGAAAAAGGGGACCACAACGGTTCTGTTAGCATAGTTAAACTTAAGTGCGGGCGATCACGACACCGAAGGTACGAAAAAGATATTTCAGCTATTACTCCCCTGTTCAGAGGTATTGGATTTTCTTGATTCCTTCGATCCATAGTGAAGCTCTAAGAATAACACGAGGGAGTTTTAAATGTGTTCTAACATCTTAATACGACAGATCTGCGGTTTTAAACGATAATGGttggaaaatctgtttgttttaaACAGCAAAGGTACCAGATCTGCGGTTTCAACACTCAAAGTCGACAGATTCGGTATTTTAAAAAGACAGATGGCAGATCTGTTACCTTAAAACAGAGAAGACAAATCCTAGGAAACAGATCTGTTGTTTTTACAAGTCCGTAAACGAAGTTTGTAGAAGAATCATCGTAAAACTCTTATGGAAAAATCAGTGTAAAATTCTTGTAGAAGAATCAGCGTAAAACTCTTATGGAAAAATCAGTATAAAATTCTTGTAGAAGAATAAACGTAAAACTCTTATAGAATTGCTAAGGACTTTAAAGGCGGCCATAACGAAGTTAGAATAAACCGTCTGAGATATTATTTCACGAGGAATAGTATCAAAGGCTCAAAAATCACacgaaagataaatcttttaccgagaAAGAGTCCcagtttctagcgccagattgtgaacacataaatcacgaaggcatccacgtatccacaaacaatgttcgcattcatAAATGAAAGACGTTATACACAATATGACGGTTATAAATAGCATAAAcacgatgactcatcgactcatagtcttcggactcgtcattgtctagtcgagatTAAGTTAGATCAATCATCCCACAGGGTTACGAATCATGACAGATCCAGATATAAGTAATAAAATGTAGATACGATGTTGAAATGTAAATAAcacagagatttacgtggttcagcactaaggcctacatccacgggatgtTGAGTTTCACTATGCGTTAAAGGGTTACATATGAAGTCGAATGACTTTAAGTGAAATACGATAATGGAGGAAATGGaaatcatacttactcttcctatttctctctcctagttaTCTCTTCACTCTTACAGATTGGTCGCCCCCCTCTCTCTCAGAGGAggagggtatttatagggaaaatATGCGGGGTCTCTTGTCAGAGACCGTtgaaatcttatcttcttgttctgCCAATCCCGCTGGTGTCTTCGTTCCGAACCGATGCCCCCAGCGACTGTTGTTGATACCGCTGGATCGATGCCtactcttccttagatatcttGACACGTACCCTATGGTTAGGGCATTTAATGTGGGTGGTTGGGTCGTCTGCGTGCGACAGTCAGCTGTCTGCAGGTCCCATCACACCCATGTCAGTATGTTTAACCCCTACCGTCGATCTTTGAGTTATCCTTGAGATTGGGTAAAGTAACGTTTAGGGCATCTTTCCCTACTTCTCGGTGGTTCGTAGTTTCAGTGCCCCTTGGTATAGTGGtccgcatgccttccacgtgtagaTCTCTGGACACGTGTCGAGAGATGGATTATGTGCATAcaaccaaaaccaaatatagtcgagcgaacgttTAATGTACGTTTGTTAATAGGCGAACATATAATGTACGTTTCATGTGAAGCGTTTGTATAGTCCCCATTCCATGGTGAGGCGAAATTATAAAATACGTTTCGATGGAGCGTACGTAAAATGTACGCCCGACTGGGCGTAAATAAAATGCACGCCTCATGCCAGGCGTTGGTGTTATGTTCGTGCCAGTTACACGAACACTATATAATCCCCTCattcaggcgttggtatagtatacgcCTCACTATATAATCATGTCATGCATTGGCTAATATAAGTGGTGACTAATCACTTATTAGTCTTCTTATAAATACCCGTTGATGGGTGAGTTGTATTGCACGGTTTTAAGGACCAGTAATAAGATTACACTAAATTTCTCCTTACGCTAATTTTATCTCGTACTTACTTCTCACTAGTCTTTAGTGCATGTTGTATTATATTCGTTAGTAATAATTTCCTTCCCACTAATTATCTACAAAATGTTAATTAGTCTAGTTAGTTGGTATGGTAATTACAAAAAGAGTTAATAAAtaagtttcagaaaaaatgaaaaTGTAAAATTCGTTTAGAACCCATACTGTACGCCTGACCACAGGATCACGTATTATCTCTGCGCCATCGGGCGAAAGTTTTAGCTACGTCTAttggtggggcgttaactatactcACGCCCTACATCAAGCGTTTGTTATATCTACGCCCGTTGTCGGGCGTAATGTTTATGTACGCTTCATCCAGTGTGCACAATAACTACGCCCATCAGCAAACGAACGTAAAATGTACGCTCGATCATATATAGTCTAGTACTCGTAGCGttgcaacacggactaaacccaaactttgatctttttttttgctctttagtctttggttttgatcgcaccactgcagttgcagTTGCTTTAAGAGAATAAAGTAGGGTTCTTAAACGCCTTTGAAGCATCTTGGGTTACATGGATTAATATTGGGTTACATCCTCAAATTTTGGGGTAATGGCAGTTTTTGAATCATAAAGAAGTTGATTCCATGTCACCCgccattttttgatttttgggcaAACTTTGATTTAATTTGAATGTTTTCGGTCATACAGACATATTCCACGGCGTATGACCAATAATATTGACTAGTTTTGCACAACGGAACATTTGCTTGAAATATTATAAGGTCAATGACAAAACACACAATTTTCCACATTAACTATGAGAGTGTTGATCCCTCGTTTGCCATGAGTCCAAACACTCATTGGACCAAGTAAATTTTAGTACACAACATATTCCTCCGGCATGTTTCTACAAAAGTGTGACTATCATATTTTCGGTTCAGCCTATTTTCATTTCGGCAAAATTGttactattattttttttagcCTAAGATTGTAGTAATTTTAAGACAGATTTTAGATTACAATTGCATAATTTTGGACATTTTGACTCATGGTACAATTattatgggtttttttttttcgaGTCATAGCGCATATTTTAGACCATGGAACAAAATTTGGCTCGCACAACGGGATTCAAAGTTACAATACAAATATTTGGTTACATTCTCAAAATTTGAGAGAAGTGCCGGAAGTTTTTAGATCATAATGCCGATCATTCATGACTCTTCTCGACAAGAAACATTTATAATTTCTTAGCAAATCAAGCTCAAGAAGATATAATTTGTTAATAGATTTTTCATGGAAAAGTATATGGAAAATTCAAGCAATTCCAAGAATTAAACTTTTTATGTGGAAGCTAGACGGAAAAGCTTTGCCTACATCTTCGAGACTAGGGGCACATAACCCGGAAATTGATCCAAACTGCCAACTATGCAATTTTCAAGTTCAGGAAACCGAGAATCACCTATTCAGATCTTTCCCTTTCACCAAAGATATTTGGTTCATATTTTCTCTAGGAAATTTAACTTCTTCAGCTAATACGGATCGCATTACATCATGGGTTAAAGGGTGGATTTTAAACCCAGATCTGGATAATTTGGCAGGAAAAATCTCGACCAGTTtatggttcatatggaaatacAGATGCTCGGTGGTATTTGAAAAGATAACCCCAAATCCGATGCAACTAATTGATCAGATCAACAGATTCTTACAATCCATCCCTCAAAAGAATAAAACAAAGGGACTGGATAACAATCAGTTAATGATGATCAATACCAAATGGTCAGATATAAACACAGActggataatatttattgatgCTTCTTTCAAGGAAGAAGACCTTTCAATGGGATATGCTCACATCGTTTATTCAGTAGATCACCAGACATTTATGCACATTTCAGCAGGTTCAGAGGCGGCTACTTCGGCTCTTCATGCGGAAGCGAAAGCTTTACAAAAAGCGGTCATCTGACTAAGAGACAACGTCTTGTCTAACGTTTCAATAGTAACTGATTGTAAAGTCTTGGCAGACAGTATCAACAAGGACAACACAAATCTCTCATGGACAGCCGAAAATACCGTTCAAGAAGTCAAGACAATTTTAAAAGATCTTCTTCCTCAAGCTCAGGTAAAGTTTACATATAGAAAATACAATTCAGCAGGGGATCGAATTGCCAAGAAAACAAGAATAAAGAACCTTCAACATATGTCTACGAAATTACAACAAAAAATTAAGCAATCTAGCATTATCTCTAATGTATTTGATAGAAAAGAAATTCTAAACCTTTTTTATTATATTTGCTAGTTAATAAAATTCATtttcccatcaaaaaaaaaaaagatcattgaAAAATCTTGGTGCCACACAAAGAGACGATGCAATCTTGGGTCCATGTTTTTGCGAACAAGATGGGCTTTAAGTTATTAAGCAATTTTTTCGATCACAACTAGGGATGTGCAACAGACGGACGGTTGCGAATTAGGGGTCACCTGCGTCAAATCCGTCAAAGTCGCGGATTTagaaaatccaaccgtgtccggcATCACCCGCGAATTTGACATCCGCGGATCAACGAatgatgcggattaaccgcggattaggggtccaaaaaaaaaaaattcaggaaCGCAGCTATTATTTCTAAAATCACATGTTTGCGATCACTTGTTTGCAATTACCATGTGAGAAGATTATAGTCAGAGTTCGCACATGTCTCCCTGCTGATTATGTTGATATGGATGTAATATAAGTATTTCAAAAGTAAGTGGAATAACTTTGGAATTCGATATTACGGTTGCATCAATAGGTAGATTTATTTATGTCTCAGATAATCATATAGCTGCTTTGGAAGCACCCTCTTCCTGGTAAGTGGAATTGACTGCTATATTTCTTGCTATTTGTTGTTGGGTTCCAtcgttgttgtttttttctttttcgtttcgAAGGGAATTGGATCATAGAGTAAAGACAAGTTTATGGACATACTTAGAAGTCAGAGGGATTGTACCTAGCAATTACAA
This is a stretch of genomic DNA from Papaver somniferum cultivar HN1 chromosome 1, ASM357369v1, whole genome shotgun sequence. It encodes these proteins:
- the LOC113276500 gene encoding uncharacterized protein LOC113276500; this encodes MMEEIKQLKAKKGGGRLEEFMREANTTPLVPSLAKAEIPKKCLIPAFECYDGSSDPAAHLRYYNRMLARWDQDDVVLYRYFRSSLKGSALSWFDNLPPNSIGSYDQLTEKFLRTYMYNKVVYAGMNKLLSLAIRYRETTWEYTDRWHKICHAIGNVDPVFSINCFKWGLDRMRPLFVEIHVSVPTTEGDLRVIIKKHARLEEIQRENPRSHDQRSHRTNSTEKASGSKRSSIERPYEDMRGRIEGPRNDDRRFEDQVYTKLNTSYARILKEIKGRENLEWPWSKGKQPPRSEKSKEYCDYHCFNGHPTEKCKNLKIMVQNLIDNGELKQYIRKEDADDRSKRSKQVQLPEGNRTLNTISCSEDAGPSLTTQIGKRLRKQFEDYCELYKIDVVEIYDHEQWMYAPITFEADDVEEDIEDHNDHLILTLPITGCNIKKILIDEGSSVSVLFYDTFKRMELNDEQPISSYHTIYGFNGAPTKPLGDIVLQINARPMKIDNRFSMVDAPSPYNAIIGRRWAHKLKGIASTYHQCLRFPSPEGIMEIKGDQVTAWECQAMQNQLNNELDEKQKSRRSRNKEAAKEKSIDLYLEGIAEKSLTKGGDVQCAEESTSTAKTTEEPTR